In Burkholderia savannae, one genomic interval encodes:
- the mfd gene encoding transcription-repair coupling factor: MKSKDGFYNTSFASMRRAELARHPAPANQPLVMSDNASPSQSPVALVKAGQRFAFDGAHGSADALVIARYLAAHRAQVPLLAVICANAVDAQRLAHELGYFAPDARVRVLPDWETLPYDTFSPHQDLVSERLATLHDLGEGRCDILLVPATTALYRMPPASFLAAYTFAFTQGERLDEAKLKAQLTLAGYEHVSQVVRPGEYCVRGSLIDLFPMGSPLPYRIDLFDDQVDSIRAFDPDTQRSLYPVRDVRLLPGREFPFDEAARTAFRSRWRETFEGDPSRAPIYKDIGNGVPSAGIEYYLPLFFDETATLFHYLPDGAHLVFAGDLDTAIRRFTADTKQRYAFLSHDRERPILEPQRLFLSDDDFYTLAKPFARVALPAQPSGGWAAPLPNLALERHSDAPLAALAAYLDTTKNRVLFTVESAGRRETIAQLFAEHHLRPAGSDSFAAWLESDERFALGVAPLANGFAVPGEGYAIVTETELYGALGRRAGRRRQEQASNVDAMVRDLSELKVGDPVVHAQHGIGRYMGLVSMDLGEGETEFLHLEYASDSKLYVPVAQLHVISRYSGADPDSAPLHALGSGQWERAKRRAAQQIRDTAAELLNLYARRAAREGHAFALEPRDYVKFADSFGFEETPDQAAAIAAVIGDMTSGKPMDRLVCGDVGFGKTEVALRAAFIAVMGGKQVALLSPTTLLAEQHTQTFIDRFADWPVRVAELSRFKSTKEVNAAIAQINEGSVDVVIGTHKLLSSDVQFKRLGLVIIDEEHRFGVRQKEALKALRAEVDVLTLTATPIPRTLGMALEGLRDFSVIATAPQKRLAIKTFVRREEESVIREAMLRELKRGGQVYFLHNEVETIENRRAMLEVLVPEARIVIAHGQMHERELERVMRDFVAQRANVLLCTTIIETGIDVPSANTIIMHRADKFGLAQLHQLRGRVGRSHHQAYAYLLVHDPQALTKQAQRRLEAIQQMEELGSGFYLAMHDLEIRGTGEVLGDKQSGEIHEIGFQLYTEMLNDAVKALKNGKEPDLTAPLAATTEINLHAPAILPADYCGDVQERLSLYKRLANCEHGDAIDGIQEELIDRFGKLPPQAHALVETHRLRLAAKPLGIVKIDASEAAIGLQFVPNPPIDPMRIIEMVQKHRHVKLAGQDKLRIETRTPDLAVRVSTVKETLRALGQPQQSRAQAAAR, translated from the coding sequence ATGAAATCGAAAGACGGATTTTATAATACGTCTTTCGCCTCGATGCGCCGCGCCGAGCTCGCCCGCCATCCGGCGCCAGCCAACCAGCCGCTCGTTATGTCAGACAACGCCTCTCCTTCGCAGTCCCCCGTCGCGCTCGTCAAGGCGGGCCAACGCTTTGCGTTCGACGGTGCGCACGGCTCCGCCGACGCGCTCGTCATCGCCCGCTACCTCGCCGCGCACCGCGCGCAGGTGCCGCTTCTCGCCGTGATCTGCGCGAACGCGGTCGACGCGCAGCGGCTCGCGCACGAGCTCGGCTACTTCGCGCCCGACGCGCGCGTGCGCGTGCTGCCCGACTGGGAGACGCTGCCGTACGACACGTTCTCGCCGCACCAGGATCTCGTCTCCGAGCGGCTCGCCACGCTGCACGACCTCGGCGAAGGCCGCTGCGACATCCTGCTCGTGCCCGCGACGACGGCGCTCTACCGGATGCCGCCCGCGTCGTTCCTCGCCGCGTACACGTTCGCGTTCACGCAGGGCGAGCGGCTCGACGAGGCGAAGCTGAAGGCGCAATTGACGCTCGCCGGCTACGAGCACGTGAGCCAGGTCGTGCGCCCCGGCGAATACTGCGTGCGCGGCTCGCTGATCGACCTGTTCCCGATGGGCTCGCCGCTGCCGTACCGGATCGACCTGTTCGACGACCAGGTCGATTCGATCCGCGCGTTCGATCCGGACACGCAACGCAGCCTCTACCCGGTGCGCGACGTGCGCCTTTTGCCCGGCCGCGAGTTCCCGTTCGACGAAGCCGCGCGCACCGCGTTCCGAAGCCGCTGGCGCGAGACCTTCGAGGGCGACCCGAGCCGCGCGCCGATCTACAAGGACATCGGCAACGGCGTGCCGTCGGCCGGCATCGAATACTATCTGCCGCTCTTCTTCGACGAGACGGCGACGCTGTTTCACTACTTGCCCGACGGCGCGCATCTCGTGTTCGCGGGCGATCTCGACACGGCGATCCGGCGCTTCACGGCCGACACCAAGCAGCGCTACGCGTTCCTGTCGCACGATCGCGAGCGGCCGATCCTCGAGCCGCAGCGCCTTTTCTTGTCCGACGACGATTTCTACACGCTCGCGAAGCCGTTCGCGCGCGTCGCGCTGCCCGCGCAACCGTCGGGCGGCTGGGCGGCGCCGCTGCCGAACCTCGCGCTCGAGCGCCACTCGGACGCGCCGCTCGCCGCGCTCGCCGCGTATCTCGACACGACGAAGAACCGCGTGCTCTTCACCGTCGAATCGGCCGGCCGCCGCGAGACGATCGCGCAACTGTTCGCCGAGCACCATCTGCGGCCCGCGGGCAGCGACAGCTTCGCCGCGTGGCTCGAGAGCGACGAGCGCTTCGCGCTCGGCGTCGCGCCGCTCGCGAACGGCTTCGCGGTGCCGGGCGAAGGCTACGCGATCGTCACCGAGACCGAGCTGTACGGCGCGCTCGGCCGCCGCGCGGGACGCCGCCGCCAGGAGCAGGCGAGCAACGTCGACGCGATGGTGCGCGACCTGTCCGAGCTGAAGGTGGGCGATCCGGTCGTCCATGCGCAGCACGGGATCGGCCGCTACATGGGCCTCGTGTCGATGGATCTCGGCGAAGGCGAGACCGAGTTCCTGCATCTCGAATACGCGAGCGACAGCAAGCTGTACGTGCCCGTCGCGCAGTTGCACGTGATCTCGCGCTACAGCGGCGCCGATCCGGACAGCGCGCCGCTGCACGCGCTCGGCTCCGGCCAGTGGGAGCGCGCGAAGCGCCGCGCGGCGCAGCAGATCCGCGACACGGCGGCCGAGCTCCTGAACCTCTATGCGCGCCGCGCGGCGCGCGAGGGTCACGCGTTCGCGCTCGAACCGCGCGACTACGTGAAGTTCGCCGACAGCTTCGGCTTCGAGGAAACGCCCGACCAGGCCGCGGCGATCGCGGCCGTGATCGGCGACATGACGAGCGGCAAGCCGATGGACCGCCTCGTGTGCGGCGACGTCGGCTTCGGCAAGACCGAGGTCGCGCTGCGCGCGGCGTTCATCGCGGTGATGGGCGGCAAGCAGGTTGCGCTCCTGTCGCCGACGACGCTGCTCGCCGAGCAGCACACGCAGACCTTCATCGACCGCTTCGCCGACTGGCCCGTGAGGGTCGCCGAGCTGTCGCGCTTCAAGTCGACGAAGGAAGTGAACGCGGCGATCGCGCAGATCAACGAAGGCAGCGTCGACGTCGTGATCGGCACGCACAAGCTGCTGTCGTCGGACGTGCAGTTCAAGCGGCTCGGCCTCGTGATCATCGACGAGGAGCACCGCTTCGGCGTGCGCCAGAAGGAGGCGCTGAAGGCGCTGCGCGCGGAGGTCGACGTGCTCACGCTGACCGCGACGCCGATCCCGCGCACGCTCGGCATGGCGCTCGAAGGCTTGCGCGACTTCTCCGTGATCGCCACCGCGCCGCAGAAACGGCTCGCGATCAAGACCTTCGTGCGCCGCGAGGAAGAGAGCGTGATCCGCGAGGCGATGCTGCGCGAGCTCAAGCGCGGCGGCCAAGTGTATTTCCTGCACAACGAGGTCGAGACGATCGAGAACCGCCGCGCGATGCTCGAGGTGCTCGTGCCCGAGGCGCGCATCGTGATCGCGCACGGCCAGATGCACGAGCGCGAGCTCGAGCGCGTGATGCGCGATTTCGTCGCGCAGCGCGCGAACGTGCTCCTCTGCACGACCATCATCGAAACCGGCATCGACGTGCCGAGCGCCAACACGATCATCATGCACCGCGCCGACAAGTTCGGCCTCGCGCAACTGCATCAGTTGCGCGGGCGCGTCGGCCGCTCGCACCACCAGGCGTACGCGTACCTGCTCGTCCACGATCCGCAGGCGCTGACGAAACAGGCGCAGCGTCGCCTGGAGGCGATTCAGCAGATGGAGGAGCTCGGCTCGGGCTTCTACCTCGCGATGCACGACCTCGAGATCCGCGGCACGGGCGAAGTGCTAGGCGACAAGCAGTCGGGCGAGATTCACGAGATCGGCTTCCAGCTCTACACCGAAATGCTCAACGACGCGGTGAAGGCGCTGAAGAACGGCAAGGAGCCCGACCTCACCGCGCCGCTCGCCGCGACGACCGAGATCAACCTGCATGCGCCCGCGATCCTGCCCGCCGACTATTGCGGCGACGTGCAGGAGCGGCTGTCGCTGTACAAGCGGCTCGCGAACTGCGAGCACGGCGATGCGATCGACGGCATCCAGGAAGAGCTGATCGACCGCTTCGGCAAGCTGCCGCCGCAGGCGCACGCGCTCGTCGAGACGCACCGGCTGCGGCTTGCCGCGAAGCCGCTCGGCATCGTGAAGATCGACGCGAGCGAGGCCGCGATCGGGCTGCAGTTCGTGCCGAATCCGCCGATCGATCCGATGCGGATCATCGAGATGGTGCAGAAGCACCGGCACGTCAAGCTCGCGGGCCAGGACAAGCTGCGGATCGAGACGCGCACGCCGGACCTCGCGGTACGCGTGTCGACGGTGAAGGAAACGCTGCGCGCGCTCGGCCAGCCGCAGCAGTCGCGCGCGCAGGCGGCGGCGCGGTAG
- the ispD gene encoding 2-C-methyl-D-erythritol 4-phosphate cytidylyltransferase produces MTSRLFALIPCAGTGSRSGSALPKQYRTLAGRALLHYTLAAFDACSEFAQTLVVISPDDTHFDARRFSGLRFAVRRCGGASRQASVMNGLIQLAEFGATDADWVLVHDAARPGITPALIRTLIGALKDDPVGGIVALPVADTLKRVPAGGDAIERTEPRAGLWQAQTPQMFRIGMLRDAIQRAQLDGRDLTDEASAIEWAGHTPRVVQGSLRNFKVTYPEDFDLAEAILAHPSRAC; encoded by the coding sequence GTGACTTCCCGACTTTTCGCCCTGATTCCGTGCGCGGGCACCGGCAGCCGTTCCGGCTCCGCGTTGCCGAAGCAATACCGCACGCTCGCCGGACGCGCGCTGTTGCACTACACGCTCGCCGCATTCGACGCGTGCAGCGAGTTCGCGCAGACCCTCGTCGTGATCTCGCCCGACGATACCCACTTCGACGCCCGCCGCTTTTCCGGCCTGCGCTTCGCGGTGCGGCGCTGCGGCGGCGCATCGCGCCAGGCGTCGGTGATGAACGGGCTGATCCAGCTCGCCGAATTCGGCGCGACCGACGCCGACTGGGTGCTCGTGCACGACGCCGCGCGGCCCGGCATCACGCCCGCGCTGATCCGCACGCTGATCGGCGCGCTGAAGGACGATCCCGTCGGCGGCATCGTCGCGCTGCCGGTCGCCGATACGTTGAAGCGCGTGCCGGCGGGCGGCGACGCGATCGAGCGCACCGAGCCGCGCGCCGGCCTCTGGCAGGCGCAGACGCCGCAGATGTTCCGCATCGGGATGCTGCGCGACGCGATCCAGCGCGCGCAGCTCGATGGCCGCGACCTGACCGACGAAGCGAGCGCGATCGAGTGGGCGGGCCATACGCCGCGCGTCGTGCAGGGCAGCCTGCGCAATTTCAAGGTCACGTATCCGGAGGATTTCGACCTTGCGGAGGCGATCCTCGCGCATCCCTCACGCGCTTGCTGA
- the ispF gene encoding 2-C-methyl-D-erythritol 2,4-cyclodiphosphate synthase translates to MDFRIGQGYDVHQLVPGRPLIIGGVTIPYERGLLGHSDADVLLHAITDALFGAAALGDIGRHFSDTDPHFKGADSRALLRECAARVARAGFSIRNVDSTIIAQAPKLAPHIDAMRANIAADLGLPLDRVNVKAKTNEKLGYLGRGEGIEAQAAALVVREAAA, encoded by the coding sequence ATGGATTTCAGAATCGGACAAGGCTACGACGTGCACCAGCTCGTTCCCGGACGCCCGCTCATCATCGGCGGCGTGACGATCCCGTACGAGCGGGGGCTCCTCGGCCACTCGGACGCGGACGTGCTGCTGCACGCGATCACCGACGCGCTGTTCGGCGCGGCGGCGCTCGGCGACATCGGCCGTCATTTTTCCGACACCGATCCGCACTTCAAAGGCGCCGACAGCCGCGCGCTCTTGCGCGAATGCGCGGCGCGCGTCGCGCGGGCGGGCTTTTCGATCCGCAACGTCGACAGCACGATCATCGCGCAGGCGCCGAAGCTCGCGCCGCACATCGACGCGATGCGCGCGAACATCGCGGCCGATCTCGGCTTACCGCTCGATCGCGTGAACGTGAAGGCGAAGACGAACGAGAAGCTCGGCTACCTCGGCCGCGGCGAAGGGATCGAGGCGCAGGCGGCGGCGCTCGTCGTGCGCGAAGCGGCGGCGTAG
- a CDS encoding carboxymuconolactone decarboxylase family protein, with protein MEFIDSIKALIPDYAKDIRLNLDGTISRSSLEGTDAVGAALAAAFAAKSPALVTAIREAGVLSPEETNAALTAAALMGMNNTWYPYVEMADDADLKTQRAELRMGAYASHGGVDKRKFEMYALAASIVGKCHFCVKSHYALLKNEQGMTVTQLRDVGRIASVINAAAQVIAAEGK; from the coding sequence ATGGAATTCATCGATTCGATTAAGGCGCTCATTCCCGACTACGCGAAGGACATTCGCCTGAACCTCGACGGCACGATCTCGCGCTCGTCGCTCGAAGGCACGGACGCGGTGGGCGCGGCGCTCGCGGCGGCGTTCGCCGCGAAAAGCCCGGCGCTCGTCACGGCGATCCGCGAAGCCGGCGTGCTGTCTCCCGAGGAAACCAACGCGGCGCTGACGGCGGCCGCGCTGATGGGGATGAACAACACCTGGTATCCGTACGTCGAGATGGCCGACGACGCCGATCTGAAAACGCAGCGCGCCGAGCTGCGGATGGGCGCGTACGCGTCGCACGGCGGCGTCGACAAGCGCAAGTTCGAGATGTACGCGCTCGCCGCGTCGATCGTCGGCAAGTGCCACTTCTGCGTGAAGTCGCACTACGCGCTGCTGAAGAACGAACAAGGGATGACCGTCACGCAGCTGCGCGACGTCGGCCGGATCGCGTCGGTGATCAATGCCGCCGCGCAGGTGATTGCGGCCGAAGGCAAGTAA
- a CDS encoding peroxiredoxin yields the protein MKTVGDKLEAFTVVAAKPGFNNHEENGQSAFETVTEASFPGKWKIVYFYPKDFTFVCPTEIVEFAKLTKQFEERDAVLLGGSSDNEFVKLAWRREHKDLDKLNHYSFGDVKGELIDQLGVRDKEAGVALRATFIVDPDNTIQHVSVNNLNVGRSPAEILRILDGLQTDELCPCNRAIGGATL from the coding sequence ATGAAGACCGTGGGCGATAAACTCGAAGCTTTCACCGTTGTGGCCGCGAAGCCGGGCTTCAACAACCACGAAGAAAACGGCCAGTCGGCTTTCGAGACCGTCACCGAAGCGTCGTTCCCGGGCAAGTGGAAGATCGTCTACTTCTACCCGAAGGACTTCACGTTCGTCTGCCCGACCGAAATCGTCGAATTCGCGAAGCTCACGAAGCAGTTCGAAGAGCGCGACGCCGTGCTGCTCGGCGGCAGCTCGGACAACGAATTCGTCAAGCTCGCATGGCGCCGTGAGCACAAGGATCTCGACAAGCTGAACCACTACTCGTTCGGCGACGTCAAGGGCGAACTGATCGACCAGCTCGGCGTGCGCGACAAGGAAGCGGGCGTCGCCCTGCGCGCGACGTTCATCGTCGACCCGGACAACACGATCCAGCACGTGTCGGTGAACAACCTGAACGTCGGCCGCAGCCCGGCAGAAATCCTGCGCATTCTCGACGGCCTGCAAACGGACGAGCTCTGCCCGTGCAACCGCGCGATCGGCGGCGCGACGCTGTAA
- a CDS encoding ATP-binding protein: MRIDRRLLTLVFGGLFWRTFLLIALLIAVSLAAWFQSFRVIEREPRAQRVALQLVAIVKLTRTALLYSDPDLRRALLQDLESNEGVRVYPREKTDKFKLQPDESLNRLIEHDIRSRLGDDTVIAQSVNDIPGVWISFKIDDDDYWVALDRDQLDTVTGLQWAGWGLFALALSLIGSAFITSLVNQPFSRLALAASKVGSGQTPEALPERGMGVAAETNRSFNQMVRDLEQLEADRALMLAGISHDLRTPLARLRLETEMSPSDQATKDAMVDDIEQMDRIITAFIDYARPAQRTPEPVDLSHVAREVAARIVSEDGVQLDIRLAPAAVIEADETDMRRVIGNLVENARKYGQSKRDGIARILLETRATHARVELVVSDEGPGIPEDQLPLVMRPFYRVDTARSKADGTGLGMAIVLRLVNRYRGTLRLRNRTPDAGLEVTLEFPSAKARAAA; this comes from the coding sequence ATGCGTATCGACCGGCGCCTTTTGACGCTCGTCTTCGGCGGGCTCTTCTGGCGCACCTTCCTGCTGATCGCGCTGTTGATCGCGGTCAGTCTCGCCGCGTGGTTCCAGAGCTTCCGGGTAATCGAGCGCGAGCCGCGCGCGCAGCGCGTCGCGCTGCAGCTCGTCGCGATCGTGAAGCTCACGCGCACCGCCCTTCTCTATTCCGATCCCGATCTGCGCCGCGCGCTGCTGCAGGATCTCGAGAGCAACGAAGGGGTGCGCGTGTATCCGCGCGAAAAGACTGACAAGTTCAAGCTGCAGCCCGACGAATCGCTGAACCGGCTGATCGAGCACGACATTCGCAGCCGCCTCGGCGACGACACGGTGATCGCCCAATCGGTCAACGACATCCCCGGCGTGTGGATCAGCTTCAAGATCGACGACGACGACTACTGGGTCGCGCTCGACCGCGATCAGCTCGACACCGTCACCGGCCTGCAATGGGCGGGCTGGGGCCTCTTCGCGCTCGCGCTGTCGCTGATCGGCTCGGCGTTCATCACGAGCCTCGTGAACCAGCCGTTCTCGCGGCTCGCGCTCGCCGCGAGCAAGGTCGGCTCGGGCCAGACGCCCGAGGCGCTGCCCGAGCGCGGCATGGGCGTCGCGGCCGAGACCAACCGCAGCTTCAACCAGATGGTGCGCGATCTCGAGCAGCTCGAAGCGGACCGCGCGCTGATGCTCGCGGGGATCTCGCACGACCTGCGCACGCCGCTCGCGCGGCTGCGCCTCGAAACCGAGATGAGCCCGTCCGACCAGGCGACGAAGGACGCGATGGTCGACGACATCGAGCAGATGGATCGCATCATCACCGCGTTCATCGACTACGCGCGTCCCGCGCAGCGCACGCCGGAGCCCGTCGACCTGTCGCACGTCGCGCGCGAGGTCGCGGCGCGGATCGTCAGCGAGGACGGCGTGCAGCTCGACATCCGCCTCGCGCCCGCGGCCGTCATCGAAGCGGACGAGACGGACATGCGCCGCGTGATCGGCAACCTCGTCGAGAACGCGCGCAAGTACGGGCAGAGCAAGCGGGACGGCATCGCGCGCATCCTGCTCGAAACGCGCGCGACGCACGCGCGCGTCGAGCTCGTCGTCTCCGACGAGGGCCCGGGCATTCCGGAGGATCAGCTGCCGCTCGTGATGCGCCCGTTCTATCGCGTCGACACCGCGCGCAGCAAGGCGGACGGCACCGGCCTCGGCATGGCGATCGTGCTGCGCCTCGTCAACCGCTACCGCGGCACGCTGCGGCTGCGCAACCGCACGCCCGACGCCGGCCTCGAAGTCACGCTGGAGTTTCCGAGCGCGAAAGCGCGTGCGGCCGCGTGA
- the ompR gene encoding osmolarity response regulator transcription factor OmpR, with amino-acid sequence MPLMETKNPSKILVVDDDPRLRDLLRRYLGEQGFNVYVAENATAMNKLWVRERFDLLVLDLMLPGEDGLSICRRLRGSNDRTPIIMLTAKGEDVDRIVGLEMGADDYLPKPFNPRELVARIHAVLRRQAPAELPGAPSETTEVFEFGEFSLNLATRTLTKSGQEIPLTTGEFSVLKVFARHPRQPLSREKLMELARGREYEVFDRSLDVQISRLRKLIEPDPGSPRFIQTVWGLGYVFIPDGAA; translated from the coding sequence ATGCCGCTCATGGAAACGAAAAACCCCTCGAAAATTCTCGTCGTCGACGACGACCCGCGCCTGCGCGATCTGCTTCGCCGCTATCTCGGCGAGCAGGGTTTCAACGTGTACGTCGCGGAGAACGCGACGGCGATGAACAAGCTCTGGGTGCGCGAGCGTTTCGATCTGCTCGTGCTCGACCTGATGCTGCCGGGCGAGGACGGCCTGTCGATCTGCCGGCGCCTGCGCGGCAGCAACGACCGCACGCCGATCATCATGCTCACCGCGAAGGGCGAGGATGTCGATCGCATCGTCGGCCTCGAGATGGGTGCCGACGACTACCTGCCGAAGCCGTTCAATCCGCGCGAGCTCGTCGCGCGCATTCACGCGGTGCTGCGCCGCCAGGCGCCCGCCGAGCTGCCGGGCGCGCCCTCCGAGACGACCGAGGTGTTCGAGTTCGGCGAATTCTCGCTGAACCTCGCGACGCGCACGCTCACGAAATCCGGCCAGGAGATTCCGCTCACCACGGGCGAATTCTCGGTGCTGAAGGTGTTCGCGCGCCATCCGCGCCAGCCGCTGTCGCGCGAAAAGCTGATGGAGCTCGCGCGCGGCCGCGAATACGAAGTGTTCGATCGCAGCCTCGACGTGCAGATCTCGCGCCTGCGCAAGCTGATCGAGCCCGATCCGGGCAGCCCGCGCTTCATCCAGACGGTGTGGGGTCTCGGCTACGTCTTCATCCCCGACGGTGCGGCCTGA
- a CDS encoding DUF1800 domain-containing protein: MPAAMQTLLDADDARFLLMRTGFSPPPRDVERFVGMTRAQALAELLDGTRTQSVTPLPDWVRELPPSRAARAAFSPDERRAEQQLRNRRYDELRAWWMREMLATPSPLTERMTLFWHNHFTSGQDKVPFPQTIAVQNVLLRADALGNFGAMLHGVAKDPAMLQYLDGASNRRGRPNENFAREAMELFTLGEGHYTQRDVSEAARAYTGWSLDPDTLAYVLRPNVHDDGVKTVLGETGRLDGDAVLDILLARPETARFVAAKLWREFVSDTPDADVVERVAARFRQSGYDIKAALAALLSSDAFWDDRNRGVLVKSPAEFVAGTVRLFDVDYGDAAPLANTLRALGQNLFYPPNVKGWPGGATWINSSTLLARKQFVEQMMRATEAPGMRAASVSRDMAGKPAPARRAMRFDLDAWLAAYRTKPQAQPSLSTQLQLQHAVLPLSPVAAIEAGATSSAYLQALLMDPAYQLK, from the coding sequence ATGCCGGCCGCGATGCAGACCCTTCTCGATGCGGACGACGCGCGCTTTCTGCTGATGCGCACCGGCTTTTCGCCGCCGCCGCGCGATGTCGAGCGCTTCGTCGGCATGACGCGCGCGCAGGCGCTCGCCGAATTGCTCGACGGCACGCGCACGCAAAGCGTCACGCCGCTGCCCGACTGGGTGCGCGAGCTGCCGCCGTCGCGCGCGGCGCGCGCCGCGTTCTCGCCCGACGAGCGTCGCGCGGAGCAGCAACTGCGCAATCGCCGCTACGACGAGCTGCGCGCGTGGTGGATGCGCGAGATGCTCGCGACGCCGTCGCCGCTCACCGAGCGGATGACGCTCTTCTGGCACAACCACTTCACGTCCGGCCAGGACAAGGTGCCGTTTCCGCAAACGATTGCAGTGCAGAACGTGCTGCTGCGCGCCGACGCGCTCGGCAATTTCGGCGCGATGCTGCACGGCGTCGCGAAGGACCCGGCGATGCTGCAGTACCTCGACGGCGCGAGCAATCGCCGGGGCCGCCCGAACGAGAACTTCGCGCGCGAGGCGATGGAACTTTTCACGCTCGGCGAGGGCCACTATACGCAGCGCGACGTGTCCGAGGCCGCGCGCGCGTACACGGGCTGGAGTCTCGATCCGGATACGCTCGCATACGTGCTGCGGCCGAACGTCCACGACGACGGCGTGAAGACGGTGCTCGGCGAAACCGGCCGCCTCGACGGCGACGCGGTGCTCGACATCCTGCTCGCCCGCCCCGAGACCGCGCGCTTCGTCGCAGCGAAGCTGTGGCGCGAGTTCGTCTCCGATACGCCCGATGCCGACGTCGTCGAGCGCGTCGCCGCGCGATTCAGGCAGAGCGGCTACGACATCAAGGCGGCGCTCGCGGCGCTGCTTTCGTCCGACGCGTTCTGGGACGATCGCAATCGCGGCGTGCTCGTCAAGTCGCCGGCGGAGTTCGTGGCCGGCACCGTGCGGCTTTTCGACGTCGACTACGGCGATGCCGCGCCGCTCGCGAACACGCTGCGCGCGCTCGGCCAGAACCTGTTCTATCCGCCGAACGTGAAGGGCTGGCCGGGCGGCGCGACCTGGATCAACAGCTCGACGCTGCTTGCGCGCAAGCAGTTCGTCGAGCAGATGATGCGTGCGACGGAAGCGCCCGGCATGCGCGCGGCGTCCGTTTCCCGCGACATGGCAGGCAAGCCGGCGCCGGCGCGGCGCGCAATGCGCTTCGATCTCGATGCGTGGCTCGCCGCGTATCGGACGAAGCCGCAGGCGCAGCCGAGTCTGTCGACGCAGTTGCAGCTGCAGCACGCGGTGCTGCCGCTCTCGCCCGTCGCGGCGATCGAGGCGGGCGCGACGAGCAGCGCGTATTTGCAGGCGCTGCTGATGGACCCGGCGTATCAACTGAAGTGA
- a CDS encoding DUF1501 domain-containing protein, translating into MKRRDFLALASLAGAAGVSLAAPHAFAATAAAASGAIGAAGAPRAARYSNLLILVELKGGNDGLNTVIPYADPLYRALRPTIGIKREQVVQLDERAALHPALAPLMPIWRDGRLAIVDGVGYPQPNLSHFRSIEIWDTASRADEYLREGWLTRAFAQASVPPGFAADGVVLGSAEMGPLANGARAIALVNPAQFIRAARLVQPVSLREQNPALAHVIDVENDIVKAADRLRPHAGTPALATAFPGGPFGASVKTAMQVLAACDAPQRTPMPGQGVAVLRLTLNGFDTHQNQPGQQAGLLKQLAEGLVAMRSALTELGRWNDTLVMTYAEFGRRARENQSNGTDHGTAAPHFVMGGRVRGGLYGAPPALARLDGNGNLPVAVDFRQLYATVLGPWWGLDATSVLEQRFEPLPLLRA; encoded by the coding sequence ATGAAACGACGCGATTTTCTGGCCTTGGCGAGTCTCGCCGGCGCGGCGGGCGTATCGCTCGCCGCGCCGCACGCGTTCGCGGCCACGGCGGCGGCGGCCTCGGGCGCGATCGGGGCGGCGGGCGCGCCGCGCGCCGCGCGCTATTCGAACCTGCTGATCCTCGTCGAGCTGAAGGGCGGCAACGACGGGCTCAACACGGTGATTCCGTACGCGGACCCGCTGTACCGCGCGCTGCGCCCGACGATCGGCATCAAGCGCGAGCAGGTCGTGCAGCTCGACGAGCGCGCCGCGCTGCATCCCGCGCTCGCGCCGCTCATGCCGATCTGGCGCGACGGGCGGCTCGCGATCGTCGACGGCGTCGGCTATCCGCAGCCGAATCTGTCGCATTTCCGCTCGATCGAGATCTGGGACACAGCGTCGCGCGCGGACGAGTACCTGCGCGAGGGGTGGCTCACGCGCGCGTTCGCGCAGGCGAGCGTGCCGCCCGGCTTCGCCGCGGACGGCGTCGTGCTCGGCAGCGCGGAAATGGGGCCGCTCGCGAACGGCGCGCGCGCGATCGCGCTCGTTAATCCCGCTCAGTTCATTCGCGCGGCGCGGCTCGTGCAGCCCGTGTCGCTGCGCGAGCAGAATCCCGCGCTCGCGCACGTGATCGACGTCGAGAACGACATCGTCAAGGCGGCCGACCGGCTGCGTCCGCACGCGGGCACGCCCGCGCTCGCGACCGCGTTTCCGGGCGGGCCGTTCGGCGCGTCGGTGAAGACCGCGATGCAGGTGCTCGCCGCGTGCGACGCGCCGCAGCGCACGCCGATGCCGGGGCAGGGCGTCGCGGTGCTGCGCCTCACGCTGAACGGTTTCGACACGCATCAGAACCAGCCGGGCCAGCAGGCCGGCTTGCTGAAGCAACTGGCGGAAGGGCTCGTCGCGATGCGCTCGGCGTTGACCGAGCTCGGGCGCTGGAACGACACGCTCGTGATGACGTATGCCGAATTCGGCCGGCGCGCGCGGGAGAACCAGAGCAACGGAACCGATCACGGCACGGCCGCGCCGCATTTCGTGATGGGCGGCCGCGTGCGCGGCGGCCTGTACGGCGCGCCGCCCGCGCTCGCGCGGCTCGACGGCAACGGCAATCTGCCTGTCGCGGTCGACTTCCGCCAGCTCTATGCGACGGTGCTCGGCCCGTGGTGGGGGCTCGACGCGACGAGCGTCCTCGAGCAGCGTTTCGAGCCGCTGCCGCTGTTGCGCGCGTGA